The genomic window ACTGAAACAGCGTCCTGGTCTATTTTCACAGAgagaattatattttaaaataggcCTCTTTGTGTAGGCATCTATATATTTCCTGTACccagtatatacatatatatatatatagagatatagatatatagatagatttgtcaatttaattaactttaaatGAGTAACTGTTCAACAGCAATCATacaacatttaaacattatatataatgtttaatagcatatatatatatatatatatatatatatatatgctattaaatataataagcataatccttaattaaaaaaattaccaATAAGGCAATCTGCCTCGGtgcaaaacaatatttaacCATGAGTATGCCACGGTATGTTTGTATGTTCAAGTAAATCAGATTTTTCTCACAGCCAGGCTATGTCTGAGTTGTCACAATTCACAGAGGATTGATTAGCAGCCTTTTCTTATCTCATCATATAGATCAAGGAGACATACTTTGATGTATGCTGTATACACTGAAGATATAGTCCACATGtactgattatttaaataatgtgacAACATCAAATATGCAGACTTTCACGAATCAAACATTTTTCACTGTGTTAGCGTGATTAGCTTTTCATTTGTGGCTAAGACATTTAGTAAACATTGACATTGctggcatttgtttttttgtgtgtctagACTCTTTTTATGGGCAAACATTCCCACAGACAAGTTCTCAGGTTACAGTTCTGATGGTGGTGCTGCTTTGATCAAGCCCCAACAAAATCAAAGTTTCTACCACAAACGGTCTCCTGCGTCCTATTTGAAATCCAGCAGAGTTCCTAACTCTAGGATACTTTTCATTCAAGTTAGCAAAACAAGTCTTCACTTCACCGAAGGGATTGCAGCTGGGCGCTGGGAGTTTCTCGATCCATGTGCACAGTGTCTGCATCAAGTACACGGCAGAGAGCAGTTTATCACAGAGTCTGGCAGCCTCTTTTTAACAGAGGTGTTCTGTGCAGAATTGGGTTTACTGCTAATGGAGGTGGTCTTAAAGGACACTTTGATGGAGCTACAGTTCCATTTGTACACGTTGAAAAGTTTGTAGCCACAACAACCCCTGGTAATCATAAAGAGTTTCTTCAACACTGCTTTCCGGAGCAGGATGTAGACCCAAGGGTCCAGAATCTGGTTCCAGGTGGCCATTCGAACAGCGAGGAGCATCCTTTCTGAGGTCTGTTTGTCCTTGTTTTGAGTGCTTCCGATTAAAACATTgacctgaaaaagaaaagagaataaacaatcaaaaaaaaaaaaaagaaaactagtGCTGATTTAATTTATGGAAGTTGAAATGTAAGTCAAAGATCTTTTACTACGCCAACAGATATGTATTATTTGAAACATAATTTGGCCAGAGAGAGATTAGAAAGCAACTCCTAGATTTTAAAGGTTATGGATGAGTCTAAAAGGAAATCAACCTAAGCGGAATATAAATCAGCTAGCTTGATGACGCAGAATCTCACAATGCCTGTCATCATTTTGTTAGTTGTAGAACTATAGAGCCCTATCTGATTGCaagcttttattttaaaaaaatgtttaagtaCAACATAGTATTAATTTTAGCTAGATCATACTTAGACAACCCACAACATGGAATAGCAGATCTTTGCTTTGGTAACAACCACCTCAATAAACATATCTTCAACAGTCCTAGAACAGACAGAAATGCACATGAAAAGGCAATAAACATATCCCAAAAACATATACACAACATATACATTAAAAGGTTTAATCTGTAATGCCTTGgcatgtattcacccccttggttATATTCTATAAAATgctaaatgtattattctgatAGATTTACAAAATATGATTGACAGAAATTCAATTTGAACATTGTTCAAATTCTAGAACCTTCCTGTTTAATGTAAAAGATGTTACAACAGAATCCCCTTCTCTTACATCATCAGCTCTGATGGTAGATCTGATTGTTTCAGCCCTAacttcatattaaaataaaagatcCAGAAAAATAGTACATTTGGTCACCAATTTTGGTCATCCATTTACACTGGAAATTACCAATTCATTTTACACTGGTGTGAACTGCACATAGCTTGTGGAACCTAAGGACTACAACTGACCGTTTACTGATGCATAGGAAAGACCTGAGTTGTCTATTGCTGCATTACATGATGCATTTTCTAAGTACGGGTGGGAAACTCTTATGCtggttaaaaacaaatctttctAAAAGCCATTAGTGCACAAAGTACTTAGATGTGAACAAATCTTGGGTTAACACACATAGGTTAAGCCACAATTTGAGTATATCAGTCAATGAAAACAGTTGTATAATGTGGCCGCTCTGTGTGTTGTTTACTGAAGTCTGTAGAATATGAATATAACATTGCAATGCTTAAAAGCATGCAAAAGTAATTACACTAAGAGAGAGCTATTTTATAACAAGAATAAGAAATACATGAAAAGCAGTTGAACGATGTAAGTAGCATATCAAACCCAATATTGCAActgtgaagaaaataaacactttaattCAGTAATAGGTAATGGTTAATTTTTTTAGTTGTGTAagttgtataattattatttcaaaactaCAATAGcgtttttatttctttagtaAATTTAATTCCAGTTGAGAAAAATAAGTTGTATCTAACAAGACATGTGAAGCACAAAAGTTCACAGAAcagttatattcatatatatatatatatatcatactgAGTCTTGGAACTATTATCAGCAGCTGGACCAGATCTGGCCAGATATTTAGTCATAATTACAGTTATGTacagttttatttatgaaaataaaagtaaattgatCTACACTTTCAAAACAGGATGATGATCAAGATTCGCTGCTGCACAGAAATGGGCAAATAGATTTTTTCTTTGCCTCCCTACGTACGTACTGCAAAACTTAACTGAATGTAATTAACTCACGTAGTCTTTTCCAGCATTGAGTGCAGTAAATTGCCTGTTCACTTTTTCTGAATGTTCTCGATCTATATAAATTTTGATccttaataaatattttatgtcTGCAGAAACCCACCTGAACATATGCCTGTAACAATGTATAGGAAGATATACATAATACTAATGTTATTGACGAAAAACTGTATGAGACTTCAATTCGCCTTTCAACTCTGCCCCATATAAACTAACGGAGATTTTATCTGAGGTTTGGCAGGAGGACAACCCTGATTTCTGCCTTTCCAAGCATCCAGAAGCAAACACATATTTCCAGCATTCGTTGTATTAGAGATTCCCGGAGGAGAGGGAGGTTATTGTGTCATACAAAAGAAAGTGTTGAGTGAAAGGGAAATTAAAAAGCTGGTTATGTGAAACAGAAATGTTCACCCCTCGCCAttgtgtctgtatgtatttcaacaatacacttcTGCTCAATATTTGCTCTTCAATTATGAGTTTTCTACACCTACCAGGGACATTAGTTCAACACAGTGCAAGACAGCTGCACTATTAACAAGATGTGTTAGTAGGAAACTGAGGAAGCAAAAACCTTAGTTTGTTccctttaaatatttttgtatcctccgcaaaaatatgtatttcaatgtaCTGGCCATTGCAGATAATTTCTACTTACTTGGTGGGTCAAGCACAATAAGGTACAAAAGGTCACCAGAAAATAAGTTAAACTTCCCTGTAGAGTGCCGAGAAATATTGATGTATATGCAGCACAGCACATTCCAGAGATAAGGATTTATTTTAGGATTTATATACTTACTAGAAAGGGACCCCAGCAGATGCAAGACACCACCATGATGGCCAGGAGCTGGCAGATCATCTCGAAGTGATGGGATGTTCCCTTCCTGTGTTTTTCATTCTTCATCTTGGAGCGGATGAGTGTGACACCTGTGACAGTGTTGCACAGGATTGAAATGAAAAGGGACAACAAGCCCAAGACAGAGAACAGCATGGGGAAAAAGACATCTAGCCAGTCACGCTTATCCTCCATTTTAAAGAAGCACCAGCTCTTGGACTCCTGCACTTCGTAGGGCCTGCTTGCCATTATTGGCAACAGGGCTATCAAGATTGCAAAGAGCCAAACTAGAGCCAGCATCTTCTTCATGTGTCTGGAGATTACTTTGGTGGAGTGGAAGATGGGTTTGGTGACCCCTATGCAGCGCTCTACCGCCATCACACAGCCGAGGAGCAACGGGCAcaacccaaagaacaccatacaAGCTCCAAAAATCCTACAGAGTATTTTCTTGGGGTCGAACTTCTCCCACTCCTTGTGCAGGCAGTACACATAAAGCACTATTGATCCATTGATGAGATGCCCCAAAAAGTCTGTGATAACTAAGCCACTAGCGAAGAGCAGGAATGATGCTTTGGACTTCAGCTTGAAGCGTCTGTAGGCTTTGATCAGAATGACCAGGGCCAGAATGTTGGACAGGATTCCCACGGTCATGGAGATGATTGACACAATGACAGAGAGCTCTATTTTGTTGCAAGTTGTATTCACTGTGTTTAACACATTGTATCCCAGAGTGGCTGTAGTGTTGCTGGACATTGCTGTTCAAGTCTGTAACAAAACAGCATAATTTACATAAATgacaggcaaaaaaaaaaaatagcttcaATACTAAATAGCTTTTACAGGAGCCTGATACTTATACTTcaatttgttcattttttgtttgtttgtttgtttcttttcagacacccttatctagaGCAGTATAGTTAATAGTTATACATCCACAGCTGAACATCAGAAGGGTACAAAACATAAGCTCAGTGTAAACAGAAAAAACTAATATCATGCACAGACCTAGAATGCTAAacaaatatgatatatatatatatatatatatatatatatacactcacctaaaggattattaggaacacctgttcaatttctcattaatgcaattatctaaccaaccaatcacatggcagttgcttcaatgcatttaggggtgtggtcctggtcaagacaatctcctgaactccaaactgaatgtctgaatgggaaagaaaggtgatttaagcaattttgagcatggcatggttgttggtgccagacgggccgctctgagtatttcacaatctgctcagttactgggattttcacgcacaaccatttctagggtttacaaagaatggtgtgaaaagggaaaaacatccagtatgcggcagtcctgtgggcgaaaatgccttgttgatgctagaggtcagaggagaatgggccgactgattcaagctgatagaagagcaactttgactgaaataaccactcgttacaaccgaggtatgcagcaaagcatttgtgaagccacaacacgtacaaccttgaggcggatgggctacaacagcagaagaccccaccgggtaccactcatctccactacaaataggaaaaagaggctacaatttgcacaagctcaccaaaattggacagttgaagactggaaaaatgttgcctggtctgatgagtctcgatttctgttgagacattcagatggtagagtcagaatttggcgtaaacagaatgagaacatggatccatcatgccttgttaccactgtgcaggcttgtggtggtggtgtaatggtgtgggggatgttttcttggcacactttaggccccttagtgccaattgggcatcgtttaaatgccacggcctacctgagcattgtttctgaccatgtccatccctttatgaccaccatgtacccatcctctgatggctacttccagcaggataatgcaccatatcacaaaggtcgcatcatttcaaattggtttcttgaacatgacaatgagttcactgtactaaactggcccccacagtcaccagatctcaacccaatagagcatctttgggatgtggtggaacgggagcttcgtgccctggatgtgcatcccacaaatctccatcaactgcaagatgctatcctatcaatatgggccaacatttctaaagaatgctttcagcaccttgttgaatcaatgccatgtagaattaaggcagttctgaaggcgaaagggggtcaaacacagtattagtatggtgttcctaataatcctttaggtgagtgtatatatatatatatatatatatcatataaccatccaacaatacaataattatttttaactttaaaaacaCTGCCTGTGGGCGTATTGCCATTTAACACAACTGGTGCAAAGTCGTGGTGTTCACACACAAAATGCCATATCAGAGCCACCAGATTCTGACCTACATATTTGTCAAATGTGAATAATAAGCATTGAATTTAAGGGGTAAATCTTCTTGGGTGGCTTTTGTTCTGCTTATTACAGGATATTTGCCCACTGTTGTGTCCCTGGAACCATTTATTTGGGCCAGGCTAAATACAACTGTAACTTGTAAGAGGGGCTGCCCTTCTGTCATGTGCATAAAAATAAGTGCCCAAGGTGATAGTACTCCTTAAATCCAATGCTACTTATTACAATGTGTGAtgtatattgttatattttagatttttgcCGATGAAATCCTTGTTGGGCCaggataaatacattataattgtaATGTGTGCAAATAAATGAGTTATCCAAATTTTACTTGAAAATGAATgctaattattacattttcaaaaagtgCACTTTGAATAAGAGCCCAGGAATAAGAAGCTGTGAGCTGAGACTTGCAGGctgaaactaaaacattatACTTGCATGGGTCGCAGTATGAAATAAGACCTGTTGATTGTAAACGTACCTTGTGCAATGTTAGGCAAGTTAAATCTCTGAATTGTAGTCTGAAAAAAATGGGCTACCGCTTGGAATGAGCTTCCCCGACTGAAAACATTAGGAAGCTCATCCTGTCAGACAGAAAGCACCTGTCAGAGTGGGCTACCAGCTGTTTTGCAACACTATACTGTATTTTAACCCTTCAAACCCTaggtagctcatcctgtcatctaTGTGTAAATAGCAAATTAGTAACTATGAAACAACACAGTCAAAATCATTTTAACTGTACATCATTATTACCAGTAGATTTAGGGGCGTGTTCACTGCGCATGCGTACTTTCGATAAGATAAGTAGCTCAGTTTGTCCGGACAGCGGCACTGCGATCAGGAGATTTATTTACCCCTGTAACAACCTGTTTTTCCCTCCTCCGTgtcaaatggtttattttatttaattaacgtttctaaaaaatgtttatgctttatgtatgtattgttgttGTCTGTGTATCAATCTTTAAAGCACTCTGTGCTTACCCTGccaagggcgctatacaaaataaaattcactgattgattgatggatACCAGCTAAACCGCACTATTGTAATACATCCTCGGGCATTTCCAAGTCTAGTATTACTGAACTAAATTGCTCCAAAAACACAGAGGGGAAGTCAGAAACGTAATCAGCTCTGTTCTCCGCATGTCTCTTTTTAATCGCAAGAAAGGCTTGTATTTAATGTACTTTGAAGCGACATTGTATTGCTGATGCATCTTGCAGGGAAACTCCTGTACTGAGCAGCAACCGAGTCAGGACATCCAGCTGCATCCAAGCACAAGTATTTGCACTTTCAATTCTTttctaaatacaaaatacaatgtataCAAAGCTGTACGTCTAAAACAACCCATACAATCAATTGTGAATAGATGCATTGCTCTTTAAGtagcatgcttttttttttctttcttaagttgtattgttttaaaacatgaaaactAAATCTGATATTGTTGGATGGTTATGTGATGGTGGTggttgtttctttcatttgactATTCTCGTTCTTATTGGATTCGTATAATTCCACAACGATGTGTTTTAGTACACTATTAATGTTAGGATAATACACTGAATAAGTATGTGCAATTTACATTTGATATCTATTGACACATCTATGTAAAACATATGTAATCATTTCATGTATCCCTAACCACCTAAACGGTAACAGGACACAATCGCAAACTAGTCCATGTGAGGAACAAACAAACCACCACCAAGAAAACACCAGGTGCTTTTTTAAATTTCCCCTTTTTAAGAAACCGGACACTTTCAGAAAAATAGACTATGATTATACCACACATTAGAAATCAATTCACCAGAGTGCAAAACTATTTCATATGCATCTTAACTTCTAGTTTGCATGtatcctttttttcttcttcactttGATCATTCACTTGCGTGTAAGATTAGAAAAGTGACGCCATGTCTTTCATAGTTAAACTGCACTTTAGCAGCTAATATTATAATGTTTCGTTCATcttttaaacagaacaaaatgcTCAGCAACTCAAACACAGATGTGTAATGACAGACGCGGTTAATAAGTTGGACAACTTTGCTATTCTTCTATAGGCGATGGTTGATCCGGTGTTTGGTGCTTATTTCGCTATTAGAAAtatgaatgtatacatatatctcGTTTCGTTCTGGTCCTTGCTTTCAGAAAGCGTCAGAAAGGAGGTGTAATTACCTGTGTGGATGACCTGCGGGCGCCTGAGATGTCGGTCCTCCCGGCTCGCATGCGTGAGACGCGCCTCCGCCGGTGAGTCTGGCGCGCCGAGTCTCCATCTGCGGCTCTTATATAGTGCCCGCGAGGCCGCCGCGTCACCGCACGAGGATGCGCGCGGGGAGGGGGTCTGCAGATTCACAGTCCCGCACTTGcgcactgatcagccataacattatgaccactgacaggtgaagcgaataacactgatcatctcgttatcatggcacctgtcagtgggtgggatatattaggcagcaagtgaacattttgtcctcaaagttgatgtgaaaaaccaggaaaaatgggcagcgtaaggatctgagcgactttgacaagggccacattgtgatggctagacgactgggtcagagcatctccagaactgcagctcttgtggggtgttcccggtcagcagtgctcagtacctatcaaaagtgatccacggaaggaaaagcggtgaaccggcgacagggtcatgggtggccaaggctcattgatgcacgtggggagcgaaggctggcccgtgtggtccgatccaacagacgagctactgtagctcaaattgctgaaaaagttaatgttggttctgatagaaaggtgtcagaacacacagtgcgtcgcagtttgttgcgtatggggctgcgtagccgcagacctgtcggggtgcccatgctgacccctgtccactgccgaaagcgcctacaatgggcacgtgagcatcagaactggaccacggagcaatggaggaaggtggcctggtctgatgaatcacgagttcaaggtgttgacttggcctccaaattccccagatctcaatccaatggagcatctgtgggatgtgctggacaaacaagtccgatccatggaggccccacctcgcaacttacaggacttaaaggatctgctgctaacgtcttggtgccagataccacagcacaccttcagaggtctagtggagtccatgcctcgacgggtcagggctgttttggcggcaaaagggggacctacacaatattaggcaggtggtcataatgttatggctgatcggtgtatgtcctGCATTATATTGGGTGCACTGGAGACATCTCTCCAATTAAATTAGAATACATTTCTGGAATTATCATTGCAAGGCTGAGTACTTCAAAGTGTCTACCAGTATGCATTGCTTTAGCATAATTCATTACAAAGCTAGCCTAGCCTGTTGCATTAGGAAAGCACCACTAAAATAGCTGACTGGAGGGCAGCCAGTGTAATTCCTTTGAAGATCTTGGTTACCAACTCCACTGACATGTCATGTGAATGTTTAGTTTCCAAAACAGGTTAAACGAACAGAGCCCGAATCACATTAAACATACTGCTGGTATGTTTAACTGGAGACGATCTGACAGCTTAATACCAGTGACTgcagttgctgttgttttttgttttcatttttagaaACCCCATTACACATTACCATTCCTTTTTATTACTGGACATGTTTTGAGAAAACTCCAATCCAAAAATCCACTTAAAGGTTGTATTTGATTCACTGTTTATGTGTTCTTTCTCACTTCTTGGCATGAATTGCATATTTTGACAACATGCATGCTAGTTTGCAGTGTGATTTATGTTCACAAATTTAATCAGTTAATTGCCTAATTTTTAGTAATAGTTCAGCTCAGTTCATTTATCAAACTGGACAACTTCAGTGCATGTTAAAGTGTATCACCTAGTTATTGTACTAGTAGTGTAcctctctctgtatgtgtgaTTTTTACAGCTCCTTCTCCTCGTCCTCTTCCTTTATGCAGCACCATTTCCCAAATTATCTCCAGCCAGGCTTCCAGGGATACTTAGCTTTACAGTGCCAGAGCCAGATTGTTGTTCGTCTGAAGCTGTGATAAACACATAAAGGGGCCTATAGTGAGTGTGAGATAAAATCAACAGGCAGACCaggaagaaaacagaaaaaacaaagttAGTCATTAATAGTTGACATATCTGCAGTACTCCATTTCATTCTTTCCTAAGCCGTCTGACATATTGAATCTATTATTGCAAAATAGCTCGAAACAATCACAGTTCCAAATGACAAAATGAGCCACACTTACTCCCAAAAAGTAACACTTTCTGTTTTCTGAATATGCCACTTAACCCCGTTTTCACACGCTTGAGGTCGTGCAGCCGTAATAAtccatacatttttttctgtaaatgaatgcatttatttctatatttcaCCAGCCACGGCCATTTAGTTTTCACAGGCTCTCTGCTGCTTTTCCATTACTCTATGTCACTACATAATTCATCCCAAGTGCAAGAGTAAAGTGCTGCAACAATGTGATTATAAACACGGCACTGACATTTTCTGCTGGTGGGGGCTGCAGTGGTTTGCTTTTGATGATTttttctgacattttaaaatatgtattttcaaaaCGAACATATTTACAGGATGTATGCTGACTCATTGTTGTATCAGATTGATATAAAGCCTCTCAAGAAGATtcaatgt from Amia ocellicauda isolate fAmiCal2 chromosome 19, fAmiCal2.hap1, whole genome shotgun sequence includes these protein-coding regions:
- the ptgfr gene encoding prostaglandin F2-alpha receptor, giving the protein MSSNTTATLGYNVLNTVNTTCNKIELSVIVSIISMTVGILSNILALVILIKAYRRFKLKSKASFLLFASGLVITDFLGHLINGSIVLYVYCLHKEWEKFDPKKILCRIFGACMVFFGLCPLLLGCVMAVERCIGVTKPIFHSTKVISRHMKKMLALVWLFAILIALLPIMASRPYEVQESKSWCFFKMEDKRDWLDVFFPMLFSVLGLLSLFISILCNTVTGVTLIRSKMKNEKHRKGTSHHFEMICQLLAIMVVSCICWGPFLVNVLIGSTQNKDKQTSERMLLAVRMATWNQILDPWVYILLRKAVLKKLFMITRGCCGYKLFNVYKWNCSSIKVSFKTTSISSKPNSAQNTSVKKRLPDSVINCSLPCT